One window of Saccharopolyspora phatthalungensis genomic DNA carries:
- a CDS encoding SU10 major capsid protein: MPGITGMITTFNSPNYVGELFAVTPTDTPLLSSIGGLTGGQSTDSTIFTWQSYDLRAADNSRQRLEGADAPEPEARTRWNNFNTVEIHQEALDISYTREAATGQYAGTGSAVSTSGAISGINPVGDELTWQTQRHLEQIARDIELSFITGTFAQPTDNTQPRKTRGLLQAIQTNVITNATAAALTEELIVDLLQETWENGGLTVSETATLICNAFQKRQLTKAFIADKGYREQTRNVGGVALQTIETDFGRLNIMLNRYMPADTVIVASLDELAPVFLRIPGRGFLFTEPLAKTGASDKYQIYGEVGLNYGNERAHGKITGLTTTPAA, translated from the coding sequence ATGCCCGGCATTACCGGCATGATCACCACGTTCAACTCGCCGAACTACGTGGGCGAGCTGTTCGCGGTCACGCCGACCGATACCCCGCTGCTGTCCTCGATCGGCGGGCTGACCGGCGGCCAGTCCACGGACTCCACGATCTTCACCTGGCAGTCCTACGACCTGCGCGCGGCCGACAACTCCCGGCAGCGCCTGGAGGGCGCGGATGCCCCGGAGCCCGAGGCCCGTACGCGCTGGAACAACTTCAACACGGTGGAGATCCATCAGGAAGCGCTGGACATCTCCTACACCCGCGAGGCCGCAACCGGCCAATACGCGGGCACCGGTTCGGCGGTGTCGACCTCGGGCGCGATCAGCGGCATCAACCCGGTCGGCGACGAGCTGACCTGGCAGACCCAGCGGCACCTGGAGCAGATCGCCCGCGACATCGAGCTGTCCTTCATCACTGGCACGTTCGCGCAGCCGACGGACAACACCCAGCCGCGCAAGACGCGGGGCCTTCTCCAGGCCATCCAGACCAATGTGATCACCAACGCCACCGCCGCCGCGCTGACCGAGGAGCTGATCGTGGATCTGCTCCAGGAAACATGGGAGAACGGCGGGCTCACCGTTTCGGAGACGGCGACGCTGATCTGCAACGCCTTCCAGAAGCGACAGCTCACCAAGGCATTCATCGCCGACAAGGGCTACCGCGAGCAGACCCGCAACGTCGGCGGGGTCGCGTTGCAGACCATCGAGACCGACTTTGGGCGGCTGAACATCATGCTCAACCGCTACATGCCCGCCGACACGGTGATCGTCGCGTCGCTGGACGAGCTGGCCCCGGTGTTCCTGCGCATCCCCGGCCGCGGATTCCTGTTCACTGAGCCGCTGGCGAAGACCGGCGCCAGCGACAAGTACCAGATCTACGGCGAAGTGGGCTTGAACTACGGCAACGAGCGCGCCCACGGCAAGATCACCGGACTCACCACGACCCCGGCGGCTTGA
- a CDS encoding aminoglycoside 3'-phosphotransferase translates to MPARVRTLARGRAVTPVWRNQLGGLTFEVQSDARREFIKWAPTGSDTALKPEIARLRWAASYMDVPKVLDYGSDDAGTWLITEGVPGYNAVCDRWKAEPKTAVIAIGEGLRALHDTLPVNECPFSWTAETRLAEVHRLAAQGRLGPAHWHPEHQALDVRTAVQIADQPPPIDKLVVCHGDACAPNTLIGDDGNWTGHVDFGSLGVADRWADLAIATWSTQWNYGPGWERRLLDAYGIDPDPIRTAYYRLLWDLGP, encoded by the coding sequence GTGCCAGCGAGAGTGCGCACCCTGGCCAGAGGACGCGCCGTCACACCGGTCTGGCGGAACCAGCTCGGTGGATTGACCTTCGAGGTCCAGTCGGACGCCAGACGGGAGTTCATCAAGTGGGCGCCGACCGGCAGCGACACCGCCCTGAAGCCGGAAATCGCTCGCTTACGCTGGGCGGCGTCATACATGGACGTGCCGAAGGTGCTGGACTACGGCAGTGACGACGCCGGTACGTGGTTGATCACCGAGGGCGTGCCCGGTTACAACGCCGTCTGCGACCGCTGGAAGGCGGAACCGAAGACCGCTGTCATCGCCATCGGCGAGGGACTTCGCGCACTGCACGACACACTGCCAGTCAACGAGTGCCCATTCTCCTGGACGGCCGAGACCCGGCTGGCCGAGGTGCATCGGCTTGCAGCCCAAGGTCGACTCGGCCCAGCGCACTGGCATCCCGAACACCAAGCGCTCGACGTCCGTACCGCCGTGCAAATCGCAGACCAGCCGCCACCGATCGACAAGCTCGTCGTGTGCCACGGCGACGCGTGTGCACCCAACACGCTGATCGGAGACGACGGGAACTGGACCGGGCACGTCGACTTTGGATCGCTTGGGGTCGCTGACCGGTGGGCGGATCTGGCCATCGCGACCTGGAGCACCCAGTGGAACTACGGGCCCGGGTGGGAAAGGCGCCTGCTCGACGCTTACGGCATCGACCCGGACCCAATACGGACCGCCTACTACCGATTGCTCTGGGACCTCGGTCCGTGA
- a CDS encoding VG15 protein yields the protein MTAPTAERTEIGHDHQDANQATVRRAANEVEQAWREVVPDRLSSAYPTAILPVFISAVTNGQIYAAALAQPFVDEALSGTDESAVASVLPASFGGVTAGGMSLEWLATALQVWLLENLRAGMSTTDAHQVGLRRALTYVSTEINDAGRSAVQVAETAHPGAAGHERVVRLPACDRCIVLAGRFYRYSTGFLRHPRCDCTMVPVSRQEWRDGRPENEPTALFHAMSEAEQNRRFGLANAEVIRMGGDISQVVNARSGMATVQAFGRTMQITTTGTTTRALYGGYEILPDGRLRRRPDSELRKVSGSRYRVTEAPRLTPGEIFQLGHEFGWDREELVRQLRRHAYLTR from the coding sequence ATGACCGCGCCGACGGCCGAGCGCACCGAGATCGGCCACGACCACCAGGACGCCAACCAGGCCACCGTCCGGCGGGCCGCCAACGAGGTAGAGCAGGCGTGGCGCGAAGTCGTGCCCGACCGGCTGAGCTCTGCGTACCCGACCGCGATCCTGCCGGTGTTCATCTCGGCGGTCACGAACGGCCAGATCTACGCCGCCGCGCTGGCGCAGCCGTTCGTGGACGAGGCACTGTCCGGCACCGACGAATCTGCGGTGGCCTCGGTGCTGCCCGCGAGCTTCGGCGGCGTGACCGCTGGCGGTATGAGCTTGGAATGGCTGGCCACCGCGCTCCAGGTGTGGCTTTTGGAGAACCTGCGCGCCGGGATGTCCACAACGGACGCCCATCAGGTCGGTCTCCGGCGGGCGCTGACCTATGTCTCGACCGAGATCAACGATGCGGGGCGGTCGGCCGTGCAGGTCGCCGAGACTGCGCACCCTGGCGCTGCCGGTCACGAGCGGGTGGTGCGCCTGCCCGCGTGCGATCGCTGCATCGTGCTCGCTGGGAGGTTCTACCGCTACAGCACGGGTTTCCTCCGGCACCCGCGTTGCGACTGCACGATGGTCCCGGTCAGCCGCCAGGAGTGGCGCGACGGGCGGCCGGAGAACGAGCCGACCGCGCTGTTCCACGCGATGAGCGAGGCCGAGCAGAACCGGCGCTTCGGCCTGGCCAACGCCGAGGTCATCCGCATGGGCGGCGACATCTCCCAGGTCGTCAATGCTCGGAGCGGAATGGCGACGGTCCAGGCATTCGGCCGGACCATGCAGATCACGACCACCGGCACGACCACGCGAGCCCTATACGGCGGCTACGAGATCCTGCCGGATGGTCGGCTCCGGCGGCGGCCGGACAGCGAGCTGCGCAAGGTGTCCGGCAGCCGCTACCGCGTCACCGAAGCTCCTCGCCTGACTCCAGGTGAGATTTTCCAGCTGGGCCACGAGTTCGGGTGGGACCGCGAAGAGTTGGTGCGCCAACTCCGCCGCCATGCCTACCTGACTCGCTGA
- a CDS encoding phage portal protein, translating to MAIGDAPTQVEQQWLTRLILQHNNELPELRRLLEYYEGQQRLSYMHPELMDTLDERVRQVVINWPRLVVDALEERIDLQGFRLGGQPKLDRDLDHVAQYNDLDAGYQQAHVTAMVMKRAYAIVGANPRPADAQYPLVTIESPLEVHVELDPATRRVIAAIKRWHDSTPDGEVRYFITLYLPDYTVTYVVSRESGGYIEVSRDDHGLGEVLVVPIVNRPQLWAPLGTSELADVIPLSDAACKIATDMMISAEFHAMPRRWALGFDEDDFTDADGKKVSVWQTIAGKIWSTSKTKKDDGVEVGQFNEADLTNFHNTLRALATQVSTVAGLALHHLGYSSDNPASADGIRAAEARHVKRAERRIKGFETAWERIMRLVMLVRDGSVPDSARWMETAWADAATPTFAQKSDAVVKLYQADKLVPRRMARRTLGYTQTQIADMEREDREDVTRAVYDPAAETGPKAEPAAADQQRRSPVPAGSASG from the coding sequence GTGGCGATTGGTGACGCTCCCACGCAGGTGGAGCAGCAATGGCTGACCCGGCTGATCCTTCAGCACAACAACGAGCTTCCCGAGCTGCGTCGCCTGCTGGAGTACTACGAGGGTCAGCAGCGGCTTTCGTACATGCACCCGGAGCTGATGGACACGCTGGATGAGCGAGTCCGCCAGGTGGTCATCAACTGGCCGCGCCTCGTGGTCGACGCGCTGGAAGAACGGATCGATCTCCAGGGCTTCCGGCTCGGCGGGCAACCCAAGCTCGACCGCGACCTGGACCACGTGGCGCAGTACAACGACCTCGACGCCGGGTATCAGCAGGCCCACGTCACCGCGATGGTGATGAAGCGGGCCTACGCGATCGTCGGCGCGAACCCGCGCCCTGCCGACGCGCAGTACCCGCTGGTCACGATCGAGTCGCCGCTTGAGGTCCATGTGGAGCTGGACCCGGCGACCCGGCGGGTCATCGCCGCGATCAAGCGCTGGCACGACTCCACTCCCGACGGCGAAGTCCGGTACTTCATCACGCTTTACCTGCCGGACTACACGGTGACCTACGTGGTCTCCCGCGAGAGCGGCGGTTACATCGAGGTCTCACGCGATGATCACGGCCTCGGCGAAGTCCTGGTGGTCCCGATCGTGAACCGGCCGCAGCTGTGGGCACCGCTGGGCACGTCCGAGCTGGCCGACGTTATCCCGCTGTCCGACGCGGCCTGCAAGATCGCCACGGACATGATGATCAGCGCCGAATTCCACGCCATGCCAAGGCGTTGGGCGCTCGGGTTCGATGAGGACGACTTCACCGACGCCGACGGCAAGAAAGTCTCCGTCTGGCAGACGATCGCGGGCAAGATCTGGTCCACCTCCAAGACCAAAAAGGACGATGGCGTTGAGGTCGGCCAGTTCAACGAGGCCGACCTGACCAACTTCCACAACACACTGCGAGCGCTGGCAACCCAGGTATCCACGGTCGCCGGCCTCGCGCTGCACCACCTCGGCTACTCCAGCGACAACCCCGCCAGCGCCGACGGCATCCGCGCCGCCGAAGCCCGGCACGTCAAGCGGGCCGAGCGGCGGATCAAGGGCTTCGAGACCGCTTGGGAACGGATCATGCGGCTGGTGATGCTCGTGCGTGACGGCTCCGTGCCGGACTCGGCGCGCTGGATGGAGACCGCCTGGGCCGACGCGGCGACGCCGACGTTCGCGCAAAAGTCCGACGCGGTGGTCAAGCTCTACCAGGCCGACAAGCTGGTACCGCGCCGGATGGCGCGCCGCACCCTGGGCTACACCCAGACTCAGATCGCGGACATGGAGCGCGAGGACCGCGAGGACGTGACCCGAGCGGTCTACGACCCGGCGGCCGAGACAGGACCGAAGGCCGAACCCGCCGCCGCCGACCAGCAGCGGCGGTCCCCGGTGCCCGCCGGTAGCGCCAGCGGATGA